From a single Sulfurimonas sp. hsl 1-7 genomic region:
- a CDS encoding LemA family protein, protein MSTPLIIAIVIGIILVLMYNSLVSKKNQVENIFASIDTQLKKRYDLIPNLVASVGKYMEHEKSILQEVTKLRAEANKPNISDEEKIHLDAKVTSALGSIMVAVENYPELKANENVMHLQRSLNEVEEQISAARRAYNQAVTDYNNAIEMIPTNFMASAMSYTRKEVFEIPDTQRQNVNVKELFNS, encoded by the coding sequence ATGTCAACTCCACTTATTATTGCGATAGTTATAGGGATCATTTTAGTACTTATGTACAACTCTCTTGTTTCAAAGAAGAATCAAGTTGAAAATATCTTTGCAAGTATAGATACACAACTCAAAAAACGTTATGACCTCATCCCAAACCTTGTTGCCTCTGTTGGTAAATATATGGAACATGAAAAGTCAATCCTCCAAGAAGTCACAAAACTGCGTGCCGAAGCGAATAAACCAAATATCTCGGATGAAGAGAAGATCCACCTTGATGCAAAAGTTACATCTGCACTCGGCTCTATTATGGTAGCAGTTGAAAACTATCCAGAATTAAAAGCAAATGAAAATGTAATGCACCTCCAAAGAAGTTTAAATGAGGTGGAAGAGCAGATCTCGGCAGCTCGTCGTGCTTATAACCAGGCAGTGACTGACTATAACAATGCCATAGAGATGATCCCTACTAACTTTATGGCGAGTGCAATGAGTTATACAAGAAAAGAGGTGTTTGAGATTCCCGATACTCAAAGACAAAACGTAAATGTAAAAGAGCTGTTTAATTCATAA
- a CDS encoding NAD(P)/FAD-dependent oxidoreductase — MKKIAIIGAGASGLFCAIECAKNGVTVDLFEQNTKPAKKILVSGNGRCNISNNSLKTTDFFSQNPTFVEYALKNFGFESFEKTVNSLGLLLNVLEDGRAYPLSNEAKSVANTFIQTAQNLGVKIITETKIYSLRKLTEKYDAVVVATGSEAASHLGGCDDGYTFAKELGHNIIPTYPSLVQLELDSKLAKKMAGAKVDGEVSLYINGVKENTITGDILFTNYGVSGFAILDISQLASESLLNYQAVDIAVNLLPTFNAQKLSNHIQKVAKINPEFCIFDILLGLLPTKIVSGVLESLHIEPQTTDIDTKLSKKIANQILNWKFEVSDTHGFRHAEVSGGGIDTSEIDEKTFQSKKENNIYFIGEVLDVVGRRGGYNFAFAWSSAYTAAQHIIKN; from the coding sequence ATGAAAAAGATAGCGATCATCGGAGCCGGGGCATCGGGACTTTTTTGTGCGATTGAGTGTGCAAAAAACGGTGTAACTGTAGATCTCTTTGAACAAAATACAAAACCTGCCAAAAAGATACTTGTATCGGGAAACGGTCGCTGTAACATCTCAAACAATTCTCTAAAAACGACAGACTTTTTTTCTCAAAACCCTACATTTGTTGAGTATGCACTTAAAAACTTCGGCTTTGAGAGTTTTGAGAAAACTGTAAACTCTCTTGGACTGCTTCTTAATGTTTTAGAAGACGGACGTGCGTATCCGCTGAGTAATGAAGCAAAATCAGTTGCCAATACATTTATTCAAACTGCTCAAAATCTTGGAGTAAAAATAATTACAGAGACTAAGATATACTCTCTTAGAAAACTCACAGAGAAATACGATGCAGTGGTTGTAGCAACTGGAAGTGAAGCGGCGTCACATCTAGGCGGATGTGATGACGGGTATACTTTTGCTAAAGAGTTGGGACATAACATCATCCCAACCTACCCCTCTTTGGTACAACTTGAACTGGACTCCAAGCTGGCAAAAAAGATGGCCGGGGCTAAAGTTGACGGTGAAGTTTCACTCTACATCAACGGTGTCAAAGAGAATACGATTACCGGAGATATACTTTTTACAAACTATGGAGTTTCCGGATTCGCAATACTCGATATCTCGCAACTTGCAAGTGAATCACTTTTAAACTATCAGGCTGTAGATATAGCGGTCAACCTACTCCCTACTTTTAATGCACAAAAACTCTCAAACCATATCCAAAAAGTTGCAAAAATAAATCCGGAGTTTTGTATCTTCGACATTCTCTTGGGATTATTACCGACAAAGATTGTAAGCGGTGTACTCGAATCCCTTCATATTGAACCGCAAACTACTGACATAGATACAAAACTCTCAAAAAAAATAGCCAACCAGATTCTTAACTGGAAATTTGAAGTGAGCGATACACACGGTTTCCGTCATGCCGAAGTAAGCGGCGGCGGAATTGACACTTCAGAGATCGATGAAAAAACATTCCAATCTAAAAAGGAGAATAACATCTACTTTATCGGAGAGGTTCTAGACGTTGTAGGGCGCCGCGGCGGATACAACTTCGCCTTTGCATGGAGTAGTGCTTACACGGCTGCGCAACATATTATAAAAAATTAG
- a CDS encoding endonuclease MutS2, translated as MQIDKLLTQLDLDSHISQFKSFFSREDSLYIEGDQELHYRYIKALDKIEFNAPPKVIDFFSIKNHLKKHGVLNFEQIFELVKVVRYFRYFRNKNLDCIIGEWLEKIEIPEKFLEVEKYFDIQGRFEENLDETLFGLSQRIKEHKNEISSSLKRLMGSSKIAGYLVDTQVHFINNEECLLVRGGFNHVLKGAVIGRSTGGFFYVAPDVILKTKEKIRYIEQEREALFYAYAKEFSQKLAELLPFINYIDKEFSKFDNYQARVLFARSKDLQIIKSKNHKNIVLKDFIHPALQHAKPINVDFSKNILMITGVNAGGKTMLLKSILASAFMAKYIIPMKLNETKSEIGNFKDLEAIIDDPQNVKNDISTFAGRMQQFSQIFTKKQALIGVDEIELGTDSDEAAALFKVILDDLIKKGQKVVVTTHHKRLAALMADRDDVELLAAIYDEDQRRPTYEFMQGIIGKSYAFETASRYGIATSLVGEAKKVYGDNSEKLSLLIERGSELERELKQKHKEVDEKLEELKKKEQALKDQREALNLELQKQESLLKQSYEEAINEAKKAARGGDIKEIHRAMNKANKKLPREQKAEIPRDIEFKVGDEVKYHSQSGVIVSMKGKSDATIDINGMKVRVKTKHLKPTKIVKQKPKTDVRVNVEKKAGLKCDLHGMRGDEACEVLDKFLNDALVNGWDEVIVYHGIGTGKLSHAVKEFLKHHPRVKKFEDAPAHMGGFGAKIVTL; from the coding sequence TTGCAAATAGACAAACTACTGACACAACTAGACCTCGACTCACACATTTCACAGTTTAAGAGTTTTTTCTCAAGAGAAGACTCTTTATATATAGAGGGTGATCAAGAACTCCACTACCGCTACATTAAGGCACTTGACAAAATAGAGTTTAATGCCCCTCCAAAAGTGATAGATTTTTTCTCGATCAAAAACCATCTTAAAAAACACGGTGTACTGAATTTTGAACAGATTTTCGAACTTGTTAAAGTTGTCCGTTACTTCCGTTACTTTCGCAATAAAAACCTAGATTGTATCATCGGAGAATGGCTCGAGAAGATCGAAATACCGGAAAAGTTTTTAGAGGTTGAAAAATACTTTGACATCCAAGGACGCTTTGAAGAAAATCTTGACGAAACACTTTTTGGACTAAGCCAGAGGATCAAAGAGCATAAAAATGAGATCAGCTCATCACTCAAACGTTTAATGGGCAGTTCTAAAATTGCAGGCTATCTTGTAGATACACAGGTACACTTCATCAACAATGAGGAGTGTTTACTTGTTCGCGGTGGCTTTAACCATGTACTAAAAGGTGCAGTTATCGGACGCAGTACCGGTGGATTTTTTTATGTAGCACCTGATGTCATCTTAAAAACGAAAGAGAAGATCAGATATATAGAACAAGAGCGTGAAGCTCTTTTTTATGCTTATGCAAAAGAGTTTTCACAAAAACTTGCAGAACTTTTGCCGTTTATAAACTATATAGACAAAGAGTTCTCAAAGTTCGACAACTATCAAGCGCGTGTTTTATTTGCAAGAAGTAAAGATCTTCAGATCATTAAAAGCAAAAACCATAAAAATATTGTTTTAAAAGATTTTATCCATCCGGCTCTGCAACACGCAAAACCTATCAATGTGGATTTCTCTAAAAACATTCTTATGATTACCGGGGTAAATGCCGGCGGTAAAACTATGCTTTTAAAATCGATACTCGCATCGGCGTTTATGGCAAAATATATCATCCCTATGAAACTCAATGAAACAAAGAGTGAGATAGGAAACTTTAAAGATCTCGAAGCGATCATAGATGATCCGCAAAACGTAAAAAATGACATCTCTACATTTGCCGGTCGTATGCAGCAGTTCTCACAAATCTTTACAAAAAAACAAGCCCTTATCGGTGTCGATGAGATCGAGCTTGGAACAGATAGTGATGAAGCAGCAGCTCTGTTTAAAGTGATACTTGACGATCTGATCAAAAAAGGGCAAAAGGTTGTAGTTACGACTCACCATAAACGTCTTGCCGCACTAATGGCCGATCGTGACGATGTGGAACTACTTGCTGCTATTTACGATGAAGATCAGCGCAGACCGACATATGAGTTCATGCAAGGTATCATCGGGAAAAGTTACGCTTTTGAAACTGCAAGCCGTTACGGGATAGCGACCAGTTTAGTTGGTGAGGCAAAAAAAGTTTACGGAGACAACTCTGAGAAACTTTCACTTTTAATCGAACGCGGTTCGGAGTTAGAACGCGAGCTTAAACAAAAACACAAAGAGGTGGATGAAAAGCTTGAAGAGCTCAAAAAGAAAGAGCAGGCTTTAAAAGATCAAAGAGAAGCTCTCAACCTTGAGCTTCAAAAACAAGAATCACTCTTAAAGCAGAGCTATGAAGAGGCGATCAACGAAGCTAAAAAAGCGGCTCGTGGCGGAGATATAAAAGAGATTCACCGTGCGATGAACAAAGCAAATAAAAAACTGCCACGTGAACAAAAAGCGGAGATCCCTCGAGATATAGAGTTTAAAGTTGGTGATGAAGTAAAATACCACTCTCAAAGCGGTGTGATAGTCTCTATGAAAGGGAAATCTGATGCTACGATCGACATTAACGGTATGAAAGTACGTGTTAAAACAAAACACTTAAAACCTACCAAGATCGTAAAACAAAAACCAAAGACGGATGTACGTGTCAATGTTGAGAAAAAAGCGGGTCTAAAGTGTGACCTTCACGGTATGCGCGGAGATGAAGCGTGTGAAGTATTGGACAAGTTTTTAAACGATGCACTGGTTAATGGCTGGGATGAAGTGATAGTATATCACGGAATCGGAACGGGAAAACTTTCACATGCCGTCAAAGAGTTTTTAAAACACCATCCAAGAGTGAAAAAGTTTGAGGATGCTCCAGCACATATGGGTGGCTTTGGAGCAAAAATAGTAACTCTTTAG
- the murC gene encoding UDP-N-acetylmuramate--L-alanine ligase, which produces MKIHFIGIGGIGISGLAQYMHYKGHEVSGSDIKDTIITKKLRDMGIKVSVPHNADAIDDQDLVIHSAIIRPDNPEVIAAKDKGIEVLARREALLKILDDKKVYSVAGAHGKSTTTAILTAIMEGSAIIGAESKAFGSNVRYDATNDLMIFEADESDGSFINSNPYCSIVINAEPEHMEYYDYNYDRFYDSYKTFIRKAPHKVLNAEDPFLATLKDEFSDATWLYPSEDITKIEFVLINDEPHTRFTLKDLGSFDVWGFGKHIAIDASLAILAAYESMDIETIRNNLLNFKGIKKRFDIVGKENNSVIIDDYGHHPTEIKATFQSVKEYAELKGFDKITAIWQPHKYSRTIDNLDEFIKCFDGAQELIILPVWAAGETPRDIDFAEKFKGYNLTLADEIQRANNHITVVKNKETLKTLEDGLIIGFGAGDITYQIRGIA; this is translated from the coding sequence ATGAAGATACATTTTATAGGTATTGGCGGTATAGGGATCTCTGGACTAGCTCAGTACATGCATTACAAAGGGCATGAAGTTAGCGGTTCAGATATAAAAGATACTATTATCACAAAAAAACTTCGTGATATGGGTATCAAAGTTAGTGTTCCTCATAACGCTGATGCCATAGATGATCAAGATTTAGTTATCCACTCAGCTATTATCCGTCCTGACAATCCAGAAGTGATTGCGGCAAAAGATAAAGGGATCGAAGTTTTAGCACGTCGCGAAGCACTTCTTAAAATCCTCGATGATAAAAAAGTATATTCTGTAGCGGGTGCACACGGTAAAAGTACAACTACGGCAATACTGACAGCTATCATGGAAGGTTCTGCTATTATCGGTGCCGAATCAAAAGCGTTTGGCTCAAACGTACGTTACGATGCAACAAATGATCTGATGATCTTTGAAGCGGATGAGAGTGACGGGAGTTTTATAAACTCAAATCCTTACTGCTCAATCGTGATCAACGCAGAACCAGAGCATATGGAGTATTATGACTATAACTACGATAGATTTTACGACTCTTATAAAACATTTATTAGAAAAGCTCCACACAAAGTACTCAATGCTGAAGATCCTTTTCTAGCAACTCTTAAAGATGAGTTTAGTGATGCAACATGGCTCTATCCAAGTGAAGATATTACAAAAATTGAATTTGTTTTAATCAATGATGAACCACACACAAGATTTACCCTAAAAGACCTCGGAAGCTTTGATGTATGGGGATTTGGAAAACATATAGCTATCGACGCTTCACTGGCAATCTTAGCAGCATATGAGTCTATGGATATTGAGACTATCAGAAACAACCTTTTAAACTTTAAAGGGATTAAAAAACGTTTTGATATTGTCGGTAAAGAAAACAACAGTGTGATCATAGATGATTACGGACACCATCCAACAGAGATCAAAGCAACTTTCCAATCAGTAAAAGAGTATGCAGAACTCAAAGGTTTCGATAAGATCACCGCTATTTGGCAACCGCATAAATACTCACGTACAATCGATAATCTCGATGAGTTTATAAAATGTTTTGACGGGGCACAGGAGCTTATCATCCTTCCTGTATGGGCAGCAGGTGAAACACCTCGCGATATTGACTTTGCAGAAAAGTTTAAAGGGTATAACTTAACGCTTGCAGATGAGATTCAACGTGCAAACAATCATATTACCGTGGTCAAAAACAAAGAGACACTTAAAACACTTGAAGATGGTCTAATCATCGGTTTTGGTGCCGGAGATATTACATATCAAATAAGAGGAATTGCATAA
- a CDS encoding succinyldiaminopimelate transaminase — translation MNFEPYPFEKLNDLLQNIIPNADYEPSVLTIGEPQFDTPEFIQESLADNAYLLKKYPKTGGEEVLRDALRGFIKSRFDVEVDDSELIPTFGTREVLFNFPQFLLSDKSESVMAYTNPFYQIYEGAAIATNSKVIHLNLNAGNNFKPEIDEQKLATCDLVILNFPNNPTSSMLSVEEMAQWVKLALKHDFVLMNDECYSEIYTDKKVPSMLEASKLAGNDEFKNVLVINSISKRSSAPGLRSGFIAGDKEILKEYMKYRTYIGCASPLPLQYAAAAAWSDEAHVSASREIYKNNFAIAKEILGTEIPEATFYIWLKVDNALEFTKKLFEKYNVKVLPGEFLARDNFDGENPGVGYVRIALVENEEKTRDALKRIKECLSE, via the coding sequence ATGAATTTTGAACCGTATCCATTTGAAAAACTTAACGATTTACTACAAAACATTATACCAAATGCAGATTATGAACCATCAGTACTCACTATTGGTGAGCCACAATTTGACACTCCTGAATTTATCCAAGAGTCTCTAGCAGATAATGCATATCTTCTTAAAAAATACCCAAAAACAGGTGGAGAAGAAGTTTTAAGAGATGCACTACGCGGCTTTATTAAGTCTCGATTTGATGTGGAGGTAGATGACAGTGAACTTATTCCGACTTTCGGAACACGTGAGGTGTTATTTAACTTTCCTCAATTTTTACTCTCTGATAAAAGTGAAAGTGTTATGGCTTATACAAACCCTTTTTATCAGATCTATGAGGGTGCGGCGATCGCTACAAACTCAAAAGTTATCCACCTTAACTTAAATGCGGGCAATAACTTTAAACCTGAGATAGATGAGCAAAAGCTTGCAACTTGTGACTTGGTTATATTAAATTTCCCAAATAACCCGACAAGTTCTATGCTCTCTGTAGAAGAGATGGCGCAGTGGGTTAAACTAGCACTGAAACATGACTTTGTACTTATGAATGATGAGTGTTATTCGGAAATTTATACAGACAAAAAAGTCCCTTCAATGCTCGAAGCTTCAAAACTGGCAGGGAACGATGAGTTTAAAAACGTACTTGTGATCAACTCAATCTCAAAACGCTCTTCTGCACCGGGCCTTAGAAGCGGATTTATTGCAGGGGACAAAGAGATACTTAAAGAGTATATGAAATACCGTACATATATCGGATGTGCATCCCCTCTTCCACTCCAATACGCTGCAGCTGCAGCATGGAGCGATGAAGCACATGTAAGTGCGTCAAGAGAGATCTATAAAAACAATTTTGCAATCGCTAAAGAGATTTTGGGGACTGAAATTCCCGAAGCAACTTTTTATATCTGGCTAAAAGTGGATAATGCTTTAGAGTTTACAAAAAAACTGTTTGAAAAATATAATGTTAAAGTTCTTCCGGGCGAATTTTTAGCGCGTGACAACTTTGATGGAGAAAATCCAGGTGTTGGATATGTCAGAATAGCATTAGTTGAAAATGAAGAAAAAACAAGAGATGCACTAAAGAGAATCAAGGAGTGTTTAAGTGAGTAA
- a CDS encoding c-type cytochrome: MKIVLSAVLAMFLVACSDDKPVQESTQASVEKETKVVEAPKAVEVKETTVKVEEPKKVEPKPVEPAPVAVKIEEPKAVTTTKTEVAKVVEEVKPKAQAVVKKIDGGALFGKCIACHGQNGEKAALGKSQIIKGWSSEKVMTAFHGYKAGTYGGAMKGVMKSQIANFSEDELKALASHISKL; this comes from the coding sequence ATGAAAATAGTTTTATCAGCAGTATTAGCGATGTTTTTAGTAGCTTGTAGTGATGACAAACCAGTACAAGAGAGTACGCAAGCAAGTGTAGAAAAAGAAACTAAAGTTGTAGAAGCGCCAAAAGCAGTAGAGGTAAAAGAGACAACGGTTAAAGTTGAAGAGCCTAAAAAAGTGGAACCAAAACCCGTAGAACCAGCACCGGTAGCTGTTAAAATTGAAGAACCTAAAGCAGTAACTACAACGAAAACGGAAGTTGCAAAAGTGGTTGAAGAGGTTAAACCTAAAGCTCAAGCAGTTGTTAAAAAGATAGACGGCGGAGCTTTGTTTGGAAAATGTATAGCATGTCACGGTCAAAACGGTGAGAAAGCGGCACTTGGAAAATCACAAATCATTAAAGGGTGGAGTAGCGAAAAAGTTATGACAGCATTTCATGGATATAAAGCGGGTACATACGGTGGTGCTATGAAAGGTGTTATGAAATCACAGATAGCTAACTTTAGCGAAGATGAATTAAAAGCCTTGGCAAGCCATATCTCAAAACTCTAA
- the thiS gene encoding sulfur carrier protein ThiS: MKLIINGNEKEFNGDKTLLEVLKELSLEGKVMAAAVNMEIVKQDAWDKCRLNDGDKLELLDFVGGG, translated from the coding sequence ATGAAATTAATTATAAATGGAAATGAAAAAGAGTTTAACGGCGATAAAACACTTCTAGAAGTTCTAAAAGAACTCTCTTTAGAAGGTAAAGTTATGGCAGCTGCAGTAAATATGGAAATCGTTAAGCAAGACGCATGGGATAAATGCAGACTAAACGACGGTGATAAATTAGAACTGCTTGATTTTGTCGGCGGGGGTTGA
- the acpS gene encoding holo-ACP synthase, whose product MIGIDLIKASRMQQMLEKFGDKALSRFLSDDEKTLIKNYKTAAGFWATKEAVSKALGTGIGAECSFFDIKVYKDEKGAPKLSFSKKLVEQFKIVDAALSITHDGEYAIAVVSIEVSTPADKIKQF is encoded by the coding sequence ATGATAGGGATAGACTTAATTAAAGCTTCGCGAATGCAACAGATGCTCGAGAAGTTTGGAGATAAAGCGCTTTCAAGATTTTTATCCGATGATGAAAAAACACTTATTAAAAACTACAAAACTGCAGCCGGTTTTTGGGCGACAAAAGAAGCTGTTTCAAAAGCTTTAGGAACGGGAATAGGAGCGGAGTGCTCCTTTTTTGATATAAAAGTCTATAAAGATGAAAAGGGTGCTCCAAAACTCTCTTTTTCAAAGAAACTCGTAGAGCAATTTAAAATAGTTGATGCCGCACTCTCAATTACACATGACGGAGAGTATGCTATCGCAGTTGTTTCGATTGAGGTATCAACCCCCGCCGACAAAATCAAGCAGTTCTAA
- a CDS encoding PAS domain S-box protein gives MYEQYYIDKEKEIKLDDMKPILSRTDLKGNIRYCNTYFQEISGYSEKELLGAEHNIIRHPDMPKIIFKLMWERLKKQQNILAVVKNKSKDGRYYWVTTLFEIKYHPIHKTAEGYLAIRKAAPHNAVEMITPLYKKLLEIEDARGIKESELYLREFLEKEKKTYDQYMEEIVNHEGVVMKFLHGMKKMFIY, from the coding sequence ATGTATGAACAATATTACATAGATAAAGAAAAAGAGATCAAGTTGGATGATATGAAACCTATTCTTAGTCGAACTGATCTCAAAGGAAATATTAGATATTGTAACACATATTTTCAAGAGATTAGCGGATATAGTGAAAAAGAGCTTCTGGGTGCTGAACACAACATTATTCGTCATCCCGATATGCCTAAAATCATCTTTAAACTTATGTGGGAACGCCTTAAAAAACAGCAAAATATTTTAGCTGTGGTAAAGAACAAATCAAAAGACGGCAGATACTACTGGGTTACTACTCTTTTTGAAATTAAATACCATCCCATCCATAAAACGGCAGAGGGCTATCTTGCAATCAGAAAAGCAGCACCGCATAATGCCGTAGAGATGATCACTCCTCTTTATAAAAAACTTCTAGAAATTGAAGATGCCAGGGGAATAAAAGAATCTGAACTATATCTCCGTGAATTTTTAGAAAAAGAGAAGAAAACATACGATCAATATATGGAAGAGATTGTTAACCATGAAGGTGTAGTAATGAAATTTCTACACGGCATGAAAAAAATGTTTATTTATTAA
- a CDS encoding PAS domain-containing protein → MENQRSLQNSKEIKLSEIKPILSRTDLKGTIKYCNKYFQEISGYSEHELIGAPHNIIRHPDMPKVIFKLMWERLKQNQDILAVVKNLSKSGDYYWVTTLFETKYHPFTKAPEGYLALRKAAPKKAVETVIPLYKTLIEIEKNEGVAASEDYLYNFLREQNKDYDTFMRDLVNYKGLIAKFFEGMSKMFA, encoded by the coding sequence ATGGAAAATCAACGTAGTCTTCAAAACTCGAAAGAGATCAAACTAAGTGAGATAAAGCCTATACTCAGTCGTACAGATCTTAAAGGAACAATAAAATATTGTAATAAATATTTCCAAGAGATCAGTGGATATAGTGAACATGAATTAATCGGTGCCCCACATAATATAATTCGTCATCCGGATATGCCAAAGGTTATATTTAAACTTATGTGGGAACGATTAAAACAAAATCAAGATATCTTGGCTGTAGTTAAAAATCTATCAAAAAGTGGAGACTACTATTGGGTAACTACTCTCTTTGAAACAAAATACCATCCCTTTACTAAAGCTCCTGAAGGATATTTAGCACTTAGGAAAGCAGCACCTAAAAAAGCAGTTGAAACCGTAATACCTTTATATAAAACACTTATAGAGATTGAGAAAAATGAAGGAGTTGCTGCTTCAGAAGATTATCTCTATAATTTTTTGCGTGAACAAAATAAAGATTACGATACTTTTATGAGAGACCTTGTAAACTATAAAGGGTTAATTGCTAAGTTTTTTGAAGGCATGAGTAAAATGTTTGCTTAA
- the fliL gene encoding flagellar basal body-associated protein FliL — MAEEVKEEESQGKKSSNMLMIIIIIVLVLIIILGAIAFLFIGGDDTEAVSSTPVKQEQVKKTTKKSSSYSMEDDSRSLNEIGILYPLDTFTVNLKSDSGRRFLKTTISLELEGEELSLELDAKSAVLRDRIIRILSSKTLEEVSSKKGKNKLSMQIMDTLNSMISDGRVKGIYFTEFVIQ, encoded by the coding sequence GTGGCTGAAGAAGTAAAAGAGGAAGAATCTCAAGGAAAAAAATCGAGTAACATGTTGATGATTATAATCATCATTGTTTTAGTACTTATTATCATACTCGGTGCAATAGCATTCTTATTTATAGGTGGTGACGATACAGAAGCAGTATCATCAACTCCTGTAAAACAGGAACAAGTCAAAAAAACAACTAAAAAAAGTAGTAGTTACAGCATGGAAGATGACTCTAGATCTTTAAATGAGATTGGTATCTTATATCCACTCGATACATTTACGGTTAATCTTAAAAGTGATTCAGGAAGAAGATTTTTAAAAACAACAATATCTTTAGAGCTTGAAGGTGAAGAGTTAAGTTTAGAGCTTGATGCAAAATCGGCAGTTCTTCGAGATAGAATCATAAGAATTCTCTCTTCAAAAACACTTGAAGAGGTTTCATCTAAAAAAGGTAAAAATAAACTTTCTATGCAAATTATGGATACACTTAATTCTATGATCTCTGACGGTAGAGTCAAAGGGATTTACTTTACAGAATTTGTAATTCAGTAA
- a CDS encoding carbonic anhydrase codes for MNLEQYAEGNKLFRTYFKKNKESLLELVKGQKPKALFIGCSDSRVIPDLMLQTNPGDLFVLRNVGNFVPPFKEDEDFHATASGIEYAVSALKVQEIIICGHTHCGACKHLYEPVPDDTSLIHTKKWLELGESAKKAAVLSLGVNAPREELLRLTEKLSVIKQIENILTYPAVKQRFEDGDLHIHGWCYDIETGKIEYYNADTYEFLPLNELSQE; via the coding sequence ATGAATCTTGAACAATATGCAGAAGGTAACAAGTTATTTAGAACTTATTTTAAAAAAAATAAAGAATCTCTACTAGAACTTGTTAAAGGGCAAAAACCCAAAGCACTTTTTATAGGCTGTTCCGATTCTAGAGTTATTCCGGATCTTATGCTGCAAACAAATCCGGGGGATCTGTTTGTACTTAGAAATGTAGGGAACTTTGTCCCTCCGTTTAAAGAGGATGAAGATTTTCATGCTACAGCTTCAGGTATAGAGTATGCTGTAAGTGCCTTAAAAGTACAAGAGATTATTATTTGCGGCCATACACATTGTGGTGCTTGTAAACATCTTTATGAACCGGTTCCCGATGACACTTCACTTATCCATACTAAAAAATGGCTAGAACTAGGTGAAAGCGCAAAAAAAGCGGCAGTTTTAAGCTTAGGTGTTAATGCACCGCGTGAAGAGTTGCTACGACTAACAGAAAAGCTCTCGGTGATCAAACAGATAGAAAATATACTTACATATCCTGCTGTCAAACAAAGATTTGAAGATGGGGATTTACATATTCATGGATGGTGTTACGATATTGAAACAGGTAAAATTGAGTATTACAATGCAGATACTTACGAATTTTTACCGCTTAATGAACTTTCCCAAGAATAA